The Martelella sp. AD-3 genome includes a region encoding these proteins:
- a CDS encoding transcriptional regulator produces MHSVKITTVGASSGVILTKEIMAHLKVRKGDTLYLTETADGGYRLTPYNPEFVRQMELADEIMHDDREVLRALAK; encoded by the coding sequence ATGCACAGCGTGAAGATTACAACGGTTGGCGCATCGTCCGGCGTCATCCTCACCAAGGAAATAATGGCCCATCTGAAGGTCAGGAAGGGCGATACCCTTTATCTGACGGAAACAGCGGATGGCGGCTATCGCCTTACGCCCTATAATCCGGAGTTCGTCCGCCAGATGGAACTCGCCGATGAAATCATGCACGACGACCGCGAGGTATTGCGCGCGCTGGCCAAATGA
- a CDS encoding type II toxin-antitoxin system death-on-curing family toxin yields the protein MKNWRWVEPAVIYAVHDRQLSEHGGSEGIRNADGIESALARPQNPAEYGAPDASDLAAAYAFGLARNHGFMDGNKRTAWIAARLFLADNGYRLRFRPVDAVQLMEGVAGGVIGEDELARWFRERLVEA from the coding sequence ATGAAGAACTGGCGATGGGTGGAACCGGCTGTCATATATGCGGTTCACGACAGGCAATTGTCGGAACATGGCGGCTCCGAGGGCATCCGAAACGCTGACGGGATAGAAAGCGCCTTGGCCCGTCCGCAAAATCCGGCTGAATATGGCGCCCCGGACGCGTCAGACCTTGCCGCAGCCTATGCGTTTGGTCTCGCCAGGAACCATGGTTTCATGGATGGCAACAAGCGCACGGCCTGGATCGCGGCGCGTCTTTTCCTTGCCGATAACGGATACCGGCTTCGCTTCCGGCCCGTCGATGCAGTTCAGTTGATGGAAGGCGTGGCTGGCGGCGTGATTGGGGAAGACGAACTCGCGCGCTGGTTCAGGGAGCGGCTGGTCGAAGCCTGA
- a CDS encoding GntR family transcriptional regulator: protein MQRGKRMSRGNGGAKTAARKSDSQSEKSKSLTDQAYDQLRKEIITCKLAPGTDLGEQELAEKLQMSKTPVREALARLTLEGLVEAFPRRGYRITAVTVKSVNDVFTVRKAIEGVAGELAAERMSEDELDHVEALSVATYVPGEQPTIEAFIQQNNDFHVAIAEGAQVPRLTMLICSYLEESTRLFHMGAAVRDVNPETTTDHNRIVEALRRHDGDATREAIILHTENTRLGLLKSLISDRNSLLVL from the coding sequence ATGCAAAGAGGGAAACGGATGTCTCGTGGCAATGGCGGGGCCAAAACGGCAGCGCGCAAATCCGACAGCCAGTCGGAGAAATCGAAGTCGCTGACCGATCAGGCCTATGATCAACTCCGTAAGGAAATCATTACCTGCAAACTGGCCCCAGGCACCGACCTTGGCGAGCAGGAGCTTGCCGAAAAGCTGCAAATGAGCAAGACACCGGTGCGCGAAGCGCTGGCGCGGCTGACGCTCGAAGGGCTTGTGGAAGCCTTTCCGCGCCGCGGTTACCGCATCACCGCCGTGACCGTTAAAAGTGTCAATGATGTTTTCACGGTGCGCAAGGCGATCGAGGGCGTTGCCGGCGAGCTTGCCGCCGAGCGCATGAGCGAAGACGAGCTCGACCATGTCGAAGCGCTGTCGGTCGCGACCTATGTGCCGGGCGAACAGCCGACGATCGAGGCATTCATCCAGCAGAACAATGACTTCCATGTCGCCATTGCTGAAGGCGCGCAGGTGCCGCGCCTGACCATGTTGATCTGCTCATACTTGGAGGAATCCACCCGCCTCTTCCATATGGGGGCAGCAGTGCGCGACGTGAATCCGGAGACGACAACCGATCATAACCGCATTGTGGAAGCGCTGCGTCGCCACGACGGCGACGCCACGCGCGAGGCGATTATTCTGCATACGGAAAACACGCGCCTTGGCCTACTTAAGTCTCTGATTTCAGACAGAAACTCTCTTCTTGTTTTGTAG
- a CDS encoding MalY/PatB family protein — protein sequence MTKIVPIDRRGSDCNKWRSFEADVIPLPVADMDFAADPAIIAAIEKRISHPVLGYGSATDELRQTIVDAMLAEFGWAIKPEWLVFLPGVEPGFNMALSAFSEPGQTVMQEYPVYKPLRTAPATWGLKTAAVWQTPDDKGHWHSDSGDLAAAAERSSLMLLCNPQNPTGRVYTRDELLFISQLCLKHDMLLVSDEIHSGLTLDGRRHIPVASLSKDIEARTITLMAASKTWNIAGLKAAFAIIADDAVRQKFMGAKKGLVDSVNVLGLAAMEAAYGQCQDWRDAVRKTLAENRAILHRFLAEHLPETGCVPAEASFLAWIDLSAYRLNKPAAEWLLQHARIGVSSGTDFGENLGGWIRLNFACAPETLAEALSRMARALAKE from the coding sequence ATGACCAAGATCGTCCCTATCGACCGGCGCGGCAGCGACTGCAACAAGTGGCGAAGCTTTGAGGCGGATGTGATCCCCCTGCCCGTCGCCGATATGGATTTCGCCGCCGATCCGGCTATCATCGCCGCGATTGAAAAGCGGATCAGCCATCCGGTTCTCGGCTATGGCTCAGCCACGGACGAACTGCGTCAGACCATCGTCGACGCCATGCTCGCCGAGTTCGGCTGGGCCATCAAACCGGAATGGCTGGTTTTCCTGCCAGGCGTCGAACCCGGTTTCAACATGGCGCTGAGCGCCTTTAGCGAACCCGGTCAGACCGTCATGCAGGAATACCCGGTCTACAAGCCCTTGCGCACGGCACCTGCAACATGGGGCCTTAAAACAGCTGCCGTCTGGCAGACGCCGGACGACAAAGGACACTGGCACTCAGACAGCGGTGACCTTGCGGCAGCGGCCGAACGGTCTTCGCTGATGCTCCTGTGCAATCCGCAAAACCCGACAGGACGCGTCTATACCCGTGACGAACTGCTGTTCATCAGTCAGCTTTGCCTGAAGCATGACATGCTTCTTGTCTCGGACGAGATTCACAGCGGCCTGACGCTGGATGGCAGACGGCACATTCCCGTTGCATCGCTTTCCAAGGACATCGAAGCTCGCACCATCACCTTGATGGCCGCCAGCAAGACCTGGAATATCGCCGGGCTGAAGGCTGCCTTTGCGATTATCGCCGACGACGCAGTCCGGCAGAAATTCATGGGCGCAAAGAAGGGCCTTGTCGATAGCGTCAACGTTCTGGGGCTTGCGGCCATGGAAGCTGCCTATGGCCAATGCCAGGACTGGCGCGATGCTGTGCGCAAAACGCTGGCCGAAAACCGCGCCATCCTGCACCGCTTTTTGGCGGAACACCTTCCTGAAACCGGATGCGTGCCTGCGGAGGCCAGCTTTCTGGCATGGATCGACCTGTCAGCCTATCGGCTCAACAAGCCCGCCGCCGAGTGGCTGTTGCAACATGCCCGGATCGGCGTCAGCAGCGGTACCGATTTCGGTGAAAATCTGGGCGGCTGGATCAGGCTTAATTTCGCCTGCGCCCCCGAAACACTTGCAGAAGCGCTCTCGCGTATGGCAAGGGCTTTGGCAAAAGAATAA
- a CDS encoding SDR family oxidoreductase → MDFKLTGKRALVLGASRGLGAASAILLAEEGATVVAASRSGSLPQGLPEALRSRVAAMKLDLSDPESVEAAKNDLAKNPVDILVNNCGGPKAGPAHGQSAAAWQAAFMAMATPVFEITDAALAGMTANGWGRVITIGSSGIEVPIPNLALSNGVRGAMAGWSKTLAGEVAAKGVTVNMVLPGRIATDRVAELDAGKAEKSGQSVEAVREASRATIPAGRYGKPEEFAAVVAFLASEQASFVNGSMIRADGGMIRSI, encoded by the coding sequence ATGGATTTCAAACTGACCGGAAAACGCGCCCTTGTTCTGGGCGCGAGCCGCGGGCTTGGCGCCGCATCGGCCATTCTGCTGGCCGAAGAAGGCGCGACCGTCGTCGCCGCTTCACGCTCTGGCAGCCTGCCGCAGGGTCTGCCGGAAGCACTGAGAAGCCGGGTTGCAGCGATGAAGCTCGACCTTTCCGACCCGGAATCAGTTGAGGCAGCCAAGAACGATCTGGCCAAAAATCCCGTCGACATTCTTGTCAACAATTGCGGTGGCCCTAAGGCCGGCCCGGCGCACGGCCAGTCGGCTGCCGCATGGCAGGCCGCCTTCATGGCCATGGCGACGCCAGTGTTTGAAATCACTGACGCAGCCCTTGCCGGCATGACCGCCAATGGCTGGGGACGGGTGATCACCATCGGCTCGTCCGGCATTGAAGTCCCGATCCCCAATCTGGCGCTGTCCAACGGCGTGCGCGGCGCAATGGCCGGCTGGTCGAAGACGCTTGCCGGCGAAGTTGCGGCCAAGGGCGTCACCGTCAACATGGTTCTGCCCGGCCGTATCGCGACCGATCGCGTTGCCGAGCTGGATGCAGGCAAGGCGGAAAAGAGCGGCCAATCGGTCGAAGCCGTGCGCGAAGCCTCGCGCGCCACGATCCCTGCCGGCCGCTACGGGAAACCGGAAGAATTTGCCGCCGTCGTCGCCTTTCTCGCCTCCGAACAGGCAAGCTTCGTCAACGGTTCGATGATCCGCGCCGATGGCGGCATGATCCGGAGCATCTGA
- a CDS encoding dihydrodipicolinate synthase family protein — translation MSKLTASNKGVFVISVTPFHENGAIDFDSLDRVTDFYLEKGATGITVLGMMGEAPKLTQAEAREIVGRVIKRAGSTPVVAGVSAPGLAAISELSSAAMDMGAAGVMIAPPASLRTDDQITNYYAQACQAAGDGVPVVLQDFPLSTSVQISNGTLGLIIEENEQIVMLKHEDWPGLAKISALRKAEAEGRRRISILCGNGALFLPEEMGRGADGAMTGFGYPEMMAEVVGLCEKGDMDNAQDLFDAYLPLVRYEQQPGLGLAVRKYVLAKRGAIASSALRKPGAGLAPAAIAEVERLIERQTKKLKELK, via the coding sequence ATGAGCAAACTGACAGCCTCAAACAAGGGCGTTTTCGTGATTTCGGTCACGCCCTTCCACGAGAACGGCGCAATCGACTTCGACAGCCTCGATCGCGTTACCGATTTCTACCTCGAGAAGGGCGCCACAGGCATCACCGTGCTGGGCATGATGGGTGAAGCGCCGAAGCTGACGCAGGCCGAAGCGCGCGAAATCGTCGGGCGCGTGATCAAGCGCGCTGGCAGCACGCCGGTTGTCGCTGGCGTCTCGGCCCCCGGCCTTGCGGCCATTTCCGAGCTTTCCTCGGCAGCCATGGATATGGGAGCTGCAGGCGTGATGATCGCACCGCCCGCAAGCCTCAGAACCGACGATCAGATCACGAACTACTATGCCCAGGCCTGCCAGGCAGCCGGTGACGGCGTTCCCGTGGTGCTGCAGGATTTCCCGCTTTCGACAAGCGTCCAGATCTCAAACGGCACGCTTGGCCTTATTATCGAGGAAAATGAGCAGATCGTCATGCTCAAGCATGAGGACTGGCCGGGTCTTGCCAAGATTTCCGCCCTCCGTAAGGCAGAGGCAGAAGGCCGCCGCCGTATCTCCATCCTCTGCGGCAATGGTGCCTTGTTCCTGCCGGAGGAAATGGGACGCGGCGCCGACGGTGCAATGACCGGGTTCGGCTATCCGGAGATGATGGCTGAAGTCGTCGGCCTTTGTGAAAAGGGCGACATGGACAACGCACAGGACCTCTTCGACGCCTATCTGCCGCTGGTGCGCTACGAGCAGCAGCCGGGCCTTGGCCTCGCCGTTCGCAAATATGTGCTGGCAAAGCGCGGCGCTATCGCCTCCTCGGCGCTGCGCAAACCCGGCGCAGGGCTTGCGCCGGCTGCTATTGCAGAGGTCGAGCGCCTTATCGAACGCCAGACGAAGAAACTGAAGGAGCTGAAATAA
- a CDS encoding dihydroorotase family protein: MDLVLRGTVVTPLAAIEGGWVAVKDGKIAAIGDAQSTPPSAAKTTDHGDRLILPGVIDGQTHATSAKGLSGIADTTRSAIAGGITTLVDMPFDNPEPLDRPERLEAKVTAIGEYSYADMALYATVTRDTGTAHMDALVEGGVAAFKISSFESSPTRFPRIGADLMLDIMEKLSDSDLPLGLHNEDQEIVLERMARARAAGENGITAHSTSRPPAAELAATAQFLALAQATGAHAHPVHLTSGDGFAMVEAFAGMGVRATGETCVHYLWFDAGRDGLRLGPRMKVNPPIRPGEVDNLWDAIVDGKVAFTSSDHSSWPIDGKLTSSIFDAGAGVPGLETLLPAFFTAAEARGLDAAALAASQLCERPAVFFGLSDRKGAIQVGLDADFAVLETGSFIFDEERAHDGLNWSPFHGETFTVRIAATYLRGELAFNGKDITGKAGAGRYVARGADRWFGN, translated from the coding sequence ATGGACCTCGTATTGCGTGGAACCGTCGTGACGCCGCTCGCCGCCATCGAAGGCGGCTGGGTAGCGGTGAAAGATGGCAAGATTGCCGCTATCGGCGATGCACAATCAACGCCCCCCTCGGCAGCGAAGACCACCGACCATGGCGACAGGCTCATTCTGCCGGGCGTGATTGATGGCCAGACCCATGCGACCAGCGCCAAGGGCCTTTCCGGCATCGCGGACACGACACGCTCGGCCATTGCCGGCGGCATTACCACGCTTGTCGATATGCCGTTCGATAACCCGGAGCCGCTTGACCGGCCCGAACGGCTTGAAGCCAAGGTCACAGCCATCGGCGAATACAGCTATGCCGACATGGCGCTCTACGCGACAGTGACGAGAGACACCGGCACGGCGCATATGGATGCGCTTGTCGAGGGCGGCGTCGCTGCCTTCAAGATCTCGTCCTTCGAAAGCTCGCCGACCCGCTTTCCCCGTATCGGCGCAGACCTGATGCTCGACATCATGGAAAAGCTCTCCGACAGCGATCTGCCGCTCGGTCTTCACAACGAGGATCAGGAAATCGTGCTGGAGCGGATGGCACGCGCACGGGCAGCAGGTGAGAATGGCATTACTGCCCACTCCACCTCCCGGCCGCCTGCTGCGGAGCTTGCCGCCACGGCACAGTTTCTCGCCCTTGCACAGGCCACCGGTGCCCATGCGCACCCCGTACACCTGACCAGCGGCGACGGCTTTGCGATGGTTGAAGCCTTTGCCGGGATGGGTGTCAGGGCCACCGGCGAAACCTGCGTTCACTATCTGTGGTTCGATGCCGGCCGCGACGGTCTGCGGCTTGGACCGCGGATGAAGGTCAACCCGCCGATCCGTCCGGGCGAGGTCGACAACCTCTGGGACGCGATTGTAGACGGCAAGGTCGCCTTCACCTCGTCTGACCATTCCAGCTGGCCGATCGACGGCAAACTGACCAGCTCTATCTTTGATGCCGGCGCTGGCGTTCCGGGGCTCGAAACGCTGCTCCCGGCCTTTTTCACCGCAGCGGAAGCCCGCGGGCTGGACGCCGCTGCGCTTGCCGCAAGCCAGCTTTGCGAGCGGCCTGCCGTCTTCTTCGGGCTTTCGGATCGCAAGGGCGCAATCCAGGTTGGGCTTGATGCAGATTTTGCAGTCCTTGAGACCGGCTCATTCATCTTCGATGAGGAACGCGCCCATGATGGCCTGAACTGGTCTCCCTTCCATGGCGAGACGTTTACGGTCCGCATTGCCGCCACCTATCTGCGCGGCGAACTGGCTTTCAACGGAAAAGATATAACCGGCAAGGCGGGCGCGGGACGCTACGTGGCGCGCGGCGCCGATCGCTGGTTTGGCAATTGA
- a CDS encoding aspartate/glutamate racemase family protein produces MPSILVLNPNSSKKVTASIEACLDDLKSTSEHEIICDLLPEAPSGIESDDDVARVAPMVLEYAKSTKADALVVSCFSDPGVETVRQHVRHIPVIGIAEAGYYAALQLGRRFGIVSLGPASIARHARRIDELGLTARLAGDRSAALSVEESGDDGLARTKVMETGRTLAGEDGADAIILGCAGMGRQRPFLQREIGLPVIDPVQAGVAAAISILNLKYMTKA; encoded by the coding sequence ATGCCCAGCATTCTCGTATTGAACCCCAACAGCTCGAAAAAGGTCACCGCGTCCATCGAGGCCTGCCTCGATGACCTGAAATCCACGAGCGAACACGAAATCATCTGTGATCTTCTGCCCGAAGCGCCCAGCGGCATTGAGAGCGATGACGATGTGGCGCGCGTCGCCCCCATGGTGCTTGAGTACGCAAAATCGACGAAGGCCGATGCTCTCGTCGTGTCCTGCTTCTCCGATCCGGGTGTGGAAACCGTGCGCCAGCACGTCCGACACATCCCAGTGATCGGCATTGCCGAGGCCGGTTATTACGCAGCTCTCCAGCTTGGCCGTCGTTTCGGCATTGTCTCGCTAGGTCCTGCCTCGATCGCGCGCCATGCAAGACGGATCGACGAACTGGGCCTGACGGCACGCCTTGCCGGCGACCGATCCGCAGCACTCAGCGTCGAGGAATCCGGTGATGATGGACTGGCCCGCACAAAGGTCATGGAAACCGGACGAACGCTGGCGGGAGAGGACGGCGCCGATGCCATCATACTCGGCTGCGCCGGCATGGGACGGCAGAGACCGTTTCTTCAGCGCGAAATCGGGCTGCCGGTCATTGACCCTGTGCAGGCCGGCGTCGCGGCTGCGATCTCGATTCTGAACTTGAAATATATGACAAAGGCTTAA
- a CDS encoding ABC transporter ATP-binding protein, whose protein sequence is MSVLSIRDLTTAFATPSGWRNVVEGVSFDVDAGETVAIVGESGSGKSVTALSLMGLLPRNKTRVTGTINFRGRDLLALTDAEMQQVRGNEAAMIFQEPMTSLNPVMAVGRQIAEPIMRHRGLPRHDAMKEAIRLMDRVRIPAASKRAHEYPHEMSGGMLQRVMIATALACSPKLLIADEPTTALDVTIQAQILELIKELQAEDHMAVMFITHDMGVVAEIADRTVVMFRSKMMEAGATEDIFSNPATDYTRELLAAAPRLGDLGDSPLPRPYPDRNGVTAEAADTVDRDGPALLNVENLTTRFELRKGVLGRVHARIHAVENVSFALKKGETLALVGESGCGKSTTGRSILRLTEPAKGRVTLEGQDVGKLPRRDLMKLRQSMQMIFQDPFSSLNPRMRIGEAIAEPMLAHAIATPTEARARVASLLEQVGLSADMASRWPHEFSGGQRQRIAIARALGLNPKVIIADESVSALDVTIKAQVVNLMMKLQQELGLSYLFISHDMAVVERISHRVAVMLLGEIVEIGPRAEIFANPGHPYTRRLLSAVPEPDPARRNMRRNIPLQELKSPIFPSDFVPPHRTYDAVGPDHFVMRDAAA, encoded by the coding sequence ATGTCCGTACTTTCCATTCGAGATCTGACCACGGCCTTCGCCACACCCTCCGGCTGGCGGAATGTTGTCGAAGGCGTGAGTTTCGATGTCGACGCGGGTGAAACAGTGGCGATCGTCGGCGAATCCGGTTCAGGCAAGAGCGTGACGGCACTCTCGCTCATGGGGCTTCTGCCACGGAACAAGACACGCGTAACCGGCACGATCAATTTTCGCGGGCGCGATTTGCTGGCACTGACGGATGCCGAAATGCAGCAGGTGCGCGGCAACGAGGCTGCGATGATCTTTCAGGAGCCGATGACTTCGCTCAACCCGGTCATGGCCGTCGGCCGGCAGATTGCCGAACCGATCATGCGTCACCGGGGCCTGCCCCGCCACGATGCCATGAAAGAGGCCATCCGCCTTATGGATCGGGTGCGCATCCCGGCAGCGTCCAAGCGGGCGCATGAATATCCGCACGAGATGTCGGGCGGCATGCTGCAGCGCGTCATGATCGCGACCGCGCTCGCCTGCTCGCCCAAGCTTTTGATTGCCGACGAGCCGACCACCGCGCTGGATGTCACCATTCAGGCGCAGATACTGGAGCTGATCAAAGAGCTTCAGGCGGAAGACCACATGGCGGTGATGTTCATCACCCACGACATGGGCGTGGTCGCTGAAATTGCCGACCGCACGGTCGTGATGTTCCGCTCCAAAATGATGGAAGCCGGAGCAACCGAAGACATCTTCTCCAATCCCGCGACCGATTACACGCGCGAACTTCTGGCCGCTGCGCCCCGTCTCGGCGATCTCGGCGACAGTCCGCTGCCCCGCCCCTACCCCGACCGCAACGGCGTCACCGCAGAAGCCGCCGACACCGTTGACCGCGATGGCCCGGCTCTCTTGAACGTCGAGAATCTGACAACCCGATTTGAACTGAGAAAGGGCGTTCTCGGCCGCGTTCACGCACGGATTCATGCTGTCGAAAATGTTTCCTTTGCGCTGAAGAAGGGCGAGACGCTTGCGCTTGTGGGGGAATCGGGTTGCGGCAAATCAACCACCGGCCGGTCGATCCTGCGCCTCACCGAACCGGCGAAAGGCAGGGTAACACTTGAGGGTCAGGATGTCGGAAAGCTGCCGCGTCGTGACCTGATGAAGCTTCGCCAGTCGATGCAGATGATCTTTCAGGACCCCTTCTCCAGCCTCAATCCCCGCATGCGGATCGGCGAAGCCATTGCGGAGCCGATGCTTGCCCATGCTATTGCAACGCCGACGGAGGCGCGAGCGCGCGTCGCCTCGCTTCTTGAACAGGTCGGCCTCTCCGCCGATATGGCCAGCCGCTGGCCCCATGAGTTTTCCGGAGGGCAGCGTCAGCGGATTGCAATCGCCCGCGCCCTGGGCTTGAACCCCAAGGTCATCATCGCCGATGAATCAGTCTCTGCGCTGGATGTCACGATCAAGGCGCAGGTCGTCAACCTGATGATGAAGCTGCAGCAGGAGCTCGGCCTGTCCTATCTCTTCATCAGTCATGACATGGCTGTGGTCGAGCGGATCAGCCACCGGGTGGCCGTGATGTTGCTCGGCGAGATCGTGGAAATCGGTCCCCGCGCCGAAATTTTTGCCAACCCAGGGCACCCTTATACAAGGCGGCTCTTGTCCGCCGTTCCAGAGCCGGATCCCGCTCGCCGCAACATGCGCAGAAACATCCCGCTTCAGGAACTGAAAAGCCCGATTTTCCCGTCCGACTTTGTGCCACCGCACCGCACTTACGATGCCGTCGGCCCCGATCATTTCGTCATGCGCGACGCGGCCGCTTGA
- a CDS encoding sulfurtransferase — protein MKIDDETRRKVLVTPEDLNVMMKGERAPHIIAVQSINPYTGADSHGDGFIPGAVEAEAYADFQAPARADLGNRPLPDIADLEVAARRWGLTEDRPVVVYDGDRAMTAARAWWVLKWAGLKDVRVLDGGLPAWVSAGFPLSEAPDTKAESAISLSPGHMPEFGADEALAIARDGVLLDARIRPNYIGGPEKGGDPKRGHIPGAISAPTLDTLMDPGPFTDSATLKELFSGLGVDGANRVGVYCGAGMSAAHEVLALAAIGVEAALYPGSWSQWVNDPSRPVKRGPHP, from the coding sequence ATGAAAATCGATGACGAAACACGGCGCAAGGTTCTGGTCACGCCTGAAGATCTGAATGTGATGATGAAGGGTGAGCGTGCGCCGCACATCATCGCCGTCCAATCCATCAACCCTTATACGGGTGCGGACTCTCATGGTGATGGTTTCATTCCCGGTGCGGTCGAGGCTGAAGCCTATGCGGACTTTCAGGCGCCGGCCCGTGCGGATCTGGGAAACCGGCCGCTGCCGGATATCGCTGACCTGGAGGTCGCGGCGCGGCGCTGGGGGCTGACGGAAGATCGGCCTGTTGTGGTTTACGATGGCGACCGGGCGATGACTGCCGCGCGCGCCTGGTGGGTGTTGAAATGGGCCGGACTGAAGGATGTCAGGGTGCTCGATGGCGGCCTGCCTGCCTGGGTTTCAGCTGGATTTCCGTTGAGTGAAGCCCCTGACACAAAAGCAGAAAGCGCCATTTCCCTTTCGCCGGGCCATATGCCCGAATTCGGTGCGGATGAGGCGCTTGCCATCGCACGCGATGGCGTTCTCCTCGATGCCCGGATACGGCCGAATTACATCGGTGGGCCTGAAAAGGGCGGAGATCCGAAGCGCGGCCATATCCCCGGTGCGATCAGTGCGCCGACACTTGATACGCTTATGGATCCGGGACCTTTCACAGACAGTGCAACACTGAAGGAATTGTTTTCAGGCCTCGGCGTCGACGGAGCGAATCGCGTCGGTGTTTATTGTGGAGCGGGCATGTCTGCGGCCCATGAAGTTCTGGCGCTTGCCGCAATCGGTGTTGAGGCTGCCCTTTATCCGGGATCGTGGTCCCAATGGGTCAATGATCCATCCCGGCCGGTCAAGCGCGGCCCGCATCCGTGA
- a CDS encoding ABC transporter substrate-binding protein, which translates to MTLTRRTFNAMSGAALAAGFVALTSAGVVAGFATTATAQESETLVIAVPSDPAGLEPGANKAEPVGSEIILNVFDTLVAWQAPDFAELEGRLAEDWSISDDGKTFTFDLRDGVSFQDGTPFDAEAVKFSLERTKEMNPYVEASLGMIESIETPNDDEVVIQLSEAYPAFMSILAQPQAAIVSPAAVEKYGDDFANHPVGTGPFSFRAYEPDTRVVLDANPDYYRGAPALKRIIYRIIPEASTRRLELENGGVDIIQQQSQLSAVPSEEMKAFAADPDIKIIEKPSQIIRQLEFNNSNADSPVADIKVREAIAHAIDYDGLLSGVFDGTADRVYGPLTSNSWAFDPKVEEMSPKYDPELAKELLAEAGYGPGELDLTLYSFQGSLWGDVATFVQANLADVGISTQIAQTEFPSYRALHVAGDWDIALDGRQPWYNDPDAHVTIGYLSALKNSAMTFRMPENAELDALILEAQQEPDMEARKALYAEIQEKLVEYVPAAYLFSPKLIVFARSNVDGLVINSAPPLNEYWGVSKN; encoded by the coding sequence ATGACGCTGACCCGCAGAACTTTTAATGCGATGTCGGGCGCTGCATTGGCCGCAGGGTTTGTCGCTCTCACATCCGCTGGTGTTGTCGCAGGATTTGCAACCACTGCCACGGCTCAGGAAAGCGAGACGCTTGTCATCGCCGTACCGTCTGATCCGGCGGGCCTCGAGCCGGGTGCCAACAAGGCGGAGCCGGTCGGCAGCGAAATCATCTTGAATGTCTTTGACACCTTGGTCGCTTGGCAGGCACCGGATTTCGCCGAACTCGAAGGTCGTCTGGCCGAAGACTGGTCGATCTCTGACGACGGCAAGACCTTTACCTTCGATCTGCGCGACGGCGTTTCCTTCCAGGATGGCACGCCGTTCGATGCCGAGGCTGTGAAGTTCTCGCTCGAACGCACGAAAGAGATGAACCCCTACGTTGAAGCTTCGCTTGGCATGATCGAAAGCATCGAGACGCCCAACGATGACGAGGTCGTCATTCAGCTCAGCGAAGCCTATCCGGCGTTCATGTCCATTCTGGCGCAGCCGCAGGCCGCCATCGTCTCACCGGCAGCCGTCGAGAAATACGGCGATGACTTTGCCAATCATCCGGTTGGCACGGGGCCGTTTTCTTTCCGCGCCTATGAGCCCGATACTCGCGTTGTCCTTGATGCCAATCCCGATTACTACCGTGGTGCCCCGGCGTTGAAGCGCATCATCTACCGCATCATCCCGGAAGCGTCGACCCGCAGGCTCGAGCTTGAAAACGGCGGTGTCGATATCATTCAGCAGCAGAGCCAGCTTTCCGCCGTTCCTTCCGAAGAAATGAAGGCCTTTGCCGCAGACCCGGATATCAAGATCATCGAAAAGCCGTCGCAGATCATCCGTCAGCTGGAATTCAACAATTCCAATGCCGATTCTCCGGTTGCGGACATCAAGGTGCGCGAAGCCATTGCCCATGCGATCGATTATGATGGACTGCTGTCGGGCGTCTTCGATGGTACGGCTGACCGCGTTTACGGACCGCTGACCTCAAACAGCTGGGCCTTCGATCCGAAGGTCGAGGAAATGTCGCCGAAATACGACCCCGAGCTTGCCAAGGAGCTTCTGGCCGAAGCTGGCTACGGTCCGGGCGAACTGGATCTGACGCTCTACTCCTTCCAGGGTTCGCTGTGGGGCGACGTTGCAACCTTCGTTCAGGCAAATCTCGCCGATGTCGGCATCAGCACGCAGATCGCCCAGACCGAGTTTCCGTCCTACCGCGCGCTGCATGTCGCCGGCGATTGGGACATTGCCCTTGACGGTCGCCAGCCCTGGTACAACGACCCGGACGCGCACGTCACCATCGGCTACCTTTCGGCTCTGAAGAACTCTGCGATGACGTTCCGCATGCCGGAAAACGCGGAACTGGACGCGCTGATCCTTGAAGCACAGCAGGAGCCCGACATGGAAGCCCGCAAGGCGCTCTATGCCGAAATCCAGGAAAAGCTCGTTGAATATGTCCCGGCGGCCTATCTGTTCAGCCCGAAGCTGATTGTCTTTGCCCGTTCGAATGTCGACGGTCTGGTCATCAATTCGGCGCCGCCGCTCAATGAATATTGGGGTGTCTCCAAGAACTAG